GCGAACGACGGGGCTTCCGGGATCGCGGTGCTGATGGAGTTGGCGAACGGGATGAAAGCGAAAGCGCCGGTGCAAACCGTGTACTTGGCCTTGTTCGACGGGGAGGATTACGGCAAGGAGGGCAGCCTGGATGAATACTTCCTGGGGGCGCGCTACTTCGCCGAGAACCCGACCGTGGGCGGCCTGGAGTATGCCTTGCTGCTCGATATGGTTGGCGATAGGGATTTGCATCTGCCCATCGAGCAGAACTCCCTGAAGCAAAGCCCCGGCGTGGTGGAAAAGATCTGGATGCGGGCCAAGGAGTTGGGCGTCTCCCAATTCGAAGCCCGGCCCGGACCCACGGTCTGGGACGATCACATGCCCCTGCAGGCCGTGGGCATCCCCGCGGTGGACATCATCGATTTCGATTACGCCCCGTGGCATACGCAAGGCGACACCCCGGACAAGTGTTCGGCGGGCAGCCTGGGCGCGGTGGGCCGCGTAACGGCCAGCCTGGCCTATCGTGGACTCGATTGAAGCGGAGAAGCGCCTGGGCTTGATCCCGGCGTCTTCCCTCATGACGGCCGCAGGGACCCGTTCGCAAGGGCCCGTCCCCCCGCCTTCCACCTCTTCCCCATCCCTATTCGTCCGTTCCGCCGGAATCCTTGCGGTCTGTTTCTTACGCGCTTTGGGGGCCGTTCCCGTCCCCTTATCCCAAGCCCTGCTCTCCCCATTCCTCATCGCTTATCGCATCTTGCGACGGCGCCACGCGGCGCGGTTGCGGGCTTGCATCACGGCTTCGCCTTTCGCGGATCGGCTCTCATTGGGGGACTATTACCGCCTCCGGCTACGGCTGCTCTTGCTGGGGCTACGCGCCCATGGCCGTACCGTAACTGCAACGTTTCCCCGTCTAGATACGCATGGGGAGGCCTTCTATGCTAAGGCTCTGGCTTCCGGTCGGCCCGTCTGCTTGCTGGGCCTGCATGCCGGGCCTTGGGAATTGCTGCATCGCTTGCCCCGGGCCCCCGCGGATCGGCCCTTCGCCATCGCCACCGCGCCGGCATTCGCGCCGGCCTTGACCGCCTTCATGGCC
This region of Fibrobacterota bacterium genomic DNA includes:
- a CDS encoding M28 family peptidase — translated: MLAALILASSLSAAPAKPSTGKATAAKPSASKARAGKSPDPAFDSTRAYRYLKEQCAFGPRVAESEAHRKALEYFLAHFRGLGFPTVEQPFVHTDMASGAKVPMTNVIVTITGRESARKPILFCAHWDSRPRADQEKSEMLASRPILGANDGASGIAVLMELANGMKAKAPVQTVYLALFDGEDYGKEGSLDEYFLGARYFAENPTVGGLEYALLLDMVGDRDLHLPIEQNSLKQSPGVVEKIWMRAKELGVSQFEARPGPTVWDDHMPLQAVGIPAVDIIDFDYAPWHTQGDTPDKCSAGSLGAVGRVTASLAYRGLD